One Aspergillus oryzae RIB40 DNA, chromosome 2 genomic window carries:
- a CDS encoding uncharacterized protein (predicted protein) has translation MLLLVEANVGMDRNDGSDSMEKPVGETGQTEQTPTGLSRISSMSQRGKRPASRLKPVAVDSLEMVGFVSKGDRKLLDHKAQNDYFSKIVERYMAFCARHSEDLDAAWSSLPTSASGDATKNPPAALPQPRETQTKINTVSASTELSTLLLSLRKLREAVLATASTIPVSFSQRVHVFSVKISIQAKHPPSYFPSLRYLLEKLHSPSHPLPESELRDLISYLILDYACRQDDLVAAFELRAKARREYAFQSPTIDRVLTALAHDNWVIFWQVRKEVDSSIRVLMNWAEDRVRRHALKAVGSAYLNVGVQWITEGCTGDSRWTWDRLVETEKLGWQKEGDKVIIRKPKPKPQSVLGSTKSNA, from the exons atgttgttgttggttgaaGCAAACGTTGGGATGGACCGAAACGATGGATCCGATAGTATGGAAAAGCCCGTTGGGGAAACCGGACAAACCGAGCAAACACCCACCGGTCTTTCCCGCATTTCAT CCATGTCACAGCGCGGGAAAAGGCCTGCGAGCCGCTTGAAGCCCGTGGCGGTGGATTCCCTAGAAATGGTGGGATTCGTTTCCAAAGGCGATCGCAA ATTGCTGGACCATAAAGCCCAGAATGACTACTTCTCCAAAATCGTCGAACGATACATGGCATTTTGTGCCCGCCACTCGGAAGACTTGGATGCAGCGTGGTCATCTCTTCCCACAAGTGCATCCGGCGATGCCACGAAGAACCCCCCGGCGGCTCTTCCCCAACCGAGAGAAACGCAAACCAAGATCAATACTGTTTCCGCATCAACCGAACTGTCcacccttctcctttccctccgtAAGCTTCGCGAAGCGGTTCTAGCCACTGCGTCCACAATACCAGTCTCATTTTCCCAGCGTGTCCATGTCTTCTCGGTCAAAATATCCATCCAAGCCAAGCATCCTCCATCATActtcccctctctccgcTACCTACTCGAGAAATTACACTCGCCCTCCCACCCGTTACCCGAATCAGAATTGAGAGACCTCATTTCGTACCTAATCCTTGATTACGCCTGCCGACAGGATGACTTGGTCGCTGCTTTCGAGCTGCGCGCCAAAGCGCGCCGTGAATATGCGTTTCAGTCGCCCACAATCGACCGTGTGTTAACAGCCCTAGCGCATGATAACTGGGTCATATTCTGGCAGGTCCGAAAAGAAGTGGACTCCTCCATTAGGGTGTTAATGAACTGGGCCGAAGATCGAGTTCGGAGACATGCACTCAAGGCTGTTGGTAGCGCTTACCTCAATGTTGGGGTGCAATGGATCACAGAAGGCTGCACAGGAGATAGCCGCTGGACGTGGGATAGACTGGTAGAGACAGAGAAGCTTGGCTGGCAGAAAGAGGGTGACAAAGTTATCATCCGAAAGCCGAAACCGAAACCCCAATCAGTTCTTGGATCGACTAAGAGCAATGCGTAA
- a CDS encoding putative serine/threonine protein kinase (Prp4) (U4/U6-associated splicing factor PRP4): MSLTEERYAVTVSYIYSQLSASETPNDSTGEAFSDFKIGNVADLVNDDAPVDGTDKDEPSAADYDPTLDMKAERERHTSADVSAASYDETQTTKQDVLIPDAVPVQQEQPKAKDPYDMFAEDDDDMFAEETQDTTQPAHASAVPAVPQPQELDISMMDNWDDPEGYYNVRLGELINGRYHVQQNLGKGMFSSVVRATDSKTGKLVAVKIIRQNDTMRKAGMKEIGILEQLREADPDDKKHIIKFERYFDHKGHLCMVFENLSMNLREVLKKFGRDVGLNLMAIRAYAQQIFLGLSLLRKCNILHADLKPDNLLVNEQRNILKVCDLGSASSTTENEITPYLVSRFYRAPEIILGIPYDQAIDVWSIGCTLFELYTGKILFTGRNNNQMLRSIMECRGKYPPKLLRKGSLTHMHFDDMLNFHSTEEDKITGRLVTRVVDFKKPTRDLKTRLMGKGTRGMTDSEAKELALFVDLLDRCLSLNPEKRCTPAEALKHPFISRPKA, encoded by the exons ATGTCGCTTACTGAAGAAAGGTATGCTGTCACTGTTAGTTATATAT ACTCGCAACTGTCAGCTTCCGAAACACCAAACGACAGCACTGGAGAGGCGTTCTCCGACTTCAAGATCGGCAACGTTGCTGACTTAGTTAATGATGATGCTCCCGTGGATGGAACTGATAAAGATGAACCTTCTGCAGCGGACTATGACCCCACCCTTGACATGAAAGCTGAGAGGGAAAGGCATACAAGTGCGGACGTTTCTGCGGCGTCATACGACGAGACTCAGACCACCAAACAAGATGTTCTAATCCCCGATGCTGTTCCAGTGCAGCAAGAACAGCCTAAGGCGAAGGATCCATACGACATGTTtgcagaggatgatgatgatatgtTTGCCGAAGAAACACAGGATACAACACAGCCAGCGCACGCATCGGCCGTGCCGGCCGTGCCTCAGCCACAGGAGCTCGATATCAGCATGATGGACAATTGGGACGATCCGGAAGGATACTACAATGTGCGTCTTGGTGAGTTGATCAATGGGCGGTATCATGTACAGCAGAACCTCGGCAAAGGAATGTTCTCATCGGTCGTACGCGCGACCGACTCGAAAACTGGTAAGCTGGTTGCAGTCAAAATCATTCGACAGAACGACACCATGAGGAAGGCAGGTATGAAGGAAATTGGCATCTTGGAACAGCTTCGTGAAGCCGACCCCGACGATAAGAAGCACATTATCAAATTCGAACGCTATTTCGATCACAAGGGACACCTCTGCATGGTTTTTGAGAATCTCAGCATGAACTTGCGCGAGGTCTTGAAGAAATTTGGACGAGATGTTGGGTTGAACTTAATGGCGATCCGGGCGTATGCACAGCAGATCTTCCTCGGGCTAAGTTTGCTTCGGAAGTGTAATATCCTCCATGCGGACTTGAAACCCGACAATCTGTTGGTAAATGAACAGCGAAACATTCTCAAGGTCTGTGACTTGGGCTCTGCATCCTCGACTACGGAGAACGAAATTACACCGTACCTTGTGAGTCGGTTCTACCGAGCCCCGGAGATCATCCTAGGAATTCCCTACGATCAGGCCATTGATGTATGGTCCATTGGCTGTACGCTGTTCGAATTGTACACGGGCAAGATTCTGTTTACGGGGCGGAATAACAACCAGATGCTACGGTCGATCATGGAATGTCGCGGCAAATACCCACCCAAGCTTCTGCGAAAGGGATCGCTGACGCACATGCATTTTGACGACATGTTAAATTTCCAcagcaccgaagaagacaagatcaCAGGGCGTCTGGTCACGCGGGTGGTTGACTTCAAAAAGCCCACTCGGGATCTGAAAACAAGGCTGATGGGCAAAGGTACTCGCGGAATGACGGACAGCGAGGCAAAGGAGCTGGCACTGTTTGTGGATCTGCTGGATCGCTGTTTGAGTCTCAACCCGGAGAAGCGGTGCACGCCGGCTGAGGCTCTGAAGCATCCGTTCATTTCGCGGCCGAAGGCTTAG
- a CDS encoding uncharacterized protein (predicted protein), with translation MEMPTSVATLMAGARSGPNDPKSYGSEKANARCLATTNGSYRGLSAVATWLWASKHRVWQQAQVQHWGRKLWGHRGQRSLSIQNSLCQSEALLSDVAPNGEIAFTVEQALSVCRPAHTILAGTFLSGQ, from the exons ATGGAGATGCCAACCAGCGTGGCCACTCTGATGGCTGGCGCTCGCAGCGGTCCAAATGACCCCAAATCTTACGGATCCGAAAAGGCAAATGCCAGATGCTTGGCCACCACCAATGGATCTTATAGGGGACTGTCAGCGGTAGCCACTTGGCTCTGGGCCTCCAAGCACAGAGTCTGGCAACAAGCTCAGGTGCAACATTGGGGGAGAAAGCTGTGGGGCCATCGAGGCCAAAGAAGTTTATCCATCCAAAACAGCCTTTGCCAGAGCGAAGCACTTCTGTCTGACGTAGCACCCAATGGTGAAATAGCATTTACTGTTGAGCAAGCGCTCAGCGTATGCAGGCCAGCACACACCAT TCTTGCGGGAACCTTCTTGTCTGGTCAGTGA
- a CDS encoding serine/threonine-protein kinase (serine/threonine protein kinase), which produces MLAPSPPLSMYPPMLPTPPPSPPITRCYAPEDRLGLLLANRLELIGILGVGAYGVVYTAIDIHTNVMYAVKALNKAGLDPRQLKFQQREIKLHHMASQHPNVVSLVRIMDSVDCTYVVIEFCPEGDLFSSITEKGNFVHNDPLVRRVFLQILDAVQYCHNIGIYHRDLKPENILVTDQGLTVKLADFGLATTDACTSDFGCGSTFYMSPECQQPNPRPMSWYESAPNDVWSLGVILVNLTCGRNPWKRASPEDSTFRAYLKDPYFLKSILPLTDEMICILSRIFECDPRKRITIPELRTMILECPQFTIPPWGSMNGPMPVGFVNNPQVPVHHIPSDVYDSQSSVSSGSSHYSDSLQSAVSDASSFTEGYPDGLATARTDFAASSGEAGLPNGISGYVCFCSPTPPWRDSNCFPGMPSATLVPSGVVMNAPFSLAAVSRVCTWPKAIVFDRTPNAGPHSLAMVLVSPTTPALARA; this is translated from the exons ATGCttgctccatctcctccgttgAGCATGTACCCTCCAATGCTCCCCACCCCTCCGCCCTCTCCGCCTATCACCCGCTGTTATGCGCCAGAAGACCGTTTGGGACTGCTCTTGGCCAACCGGCTGGAGCTGATTGGAATCCTGGGAGTAGGTGCTTACGGTGTCGTCTACACAGCCATTGACATCCATACCAATGTGATGTATGCGGTCAAGGCCCTCAACAAAGCTGGACTAGATCCCCGCCAGCTCAAGTTTCAGCAGCGCGAGATTAAGTTGCACCACATGGCCAGTCAACACCCCAATGTGGTTTCCTTGGTCCGCATAATGGATTCCGTCGACTGCACCTATGTAGTCATTGAGTTCTGCCCCGAAGGTGACCTGTTCTCCAGTATCACGGAGAAAGGCAACTTTGTGCACAATGACCCCTTGGTCAGACGGGTGTTCCTCCAAATTCTGGATGCTGTTCAATATTGCCATAACATTGGAATCTACCACCGGGATCTCAAGCCGGAAAACATCCTGGTCACCGACCAGGGTTTGACCGTCAAGCTTGCTGACTTCGGCCTTGCTACCACGGATGCCTGTACGTCGGATTTCGGTTGCGGGTCGACTTTCTACATGTCACCAG AATGCCAGCAACCAAATCCCCGCCCTATGTCATGGTATGAATCCGCTCCCAATGATGTCTGGAGTCTGGGCGTAATCTTGGTCAACCTGACCTGTGGCCGCAACCCCTGGAAGCGTGCCTCTCCCGAGGATTCCACATTCCGGGCCTACCTGAAGGATCCGTACTTTCTCAAGtccattcttcctttgacCGATGAGATGATCTGTATCTTGAGCCGCATCTTCGAGTGCGACCCAAGAAAGAGGATCACCATTCCGGAATTGCGCACCATGATCTTGGAATGCCCGCAGTTTACCATTCCTCCCTGGGGTTCCATGAACGGGCCAATGCCGGTCGGCTTTGTCAATAACCCACAGGTCCCTGTGCACCACATCCCTTCGGATGTCTATGATTCGCAGTCCTCCGTCTCTTCTGGCTCCTCCCATTATTCCGACTCGTTGCAGTCAGCGGTGTCGGATGCGTCCTCGTTCACGGAGGGCTACCCCGAC GGACTGGCCACGGCCAGGACAGACTTTGCCGCCTCCTCGGGCGAGGCAGGTCTTCCCAATGGGATATCCGGGTACGTCTGCTTCTGCTCGCCCACGCCGCCCTGGCGCGACTCCAACTGCTTTCCCGGGATGCCCAGCGCCACCTTGGTGCCATCCGGTGTGGTAATGAACgcgcccttctccttggccgCTGTCAGCCGGGTCTGCACATGGCCAAAGGCAATCGTGTTCGACCGGACCCCGAACGCGGGACCCCATTCTTTGGCGATGGTCCTGGTGAGTCCAACCACTCCGGCCTTGGCGAGGGCGTAG
- a CDS encoding uncharacterized protein (predicted protein), whose protein sequence is MADSRRTPSISLTQYLPQDSGTPGRTDSLSISPPDSPVFLGHGPASLGSSRVSSLEDEFEQYFGGGQTEKTFTSHIPVLRKHADNQREDPTPSFTRPATGWDTFSREPNNMDTFAPAAPGCTFETHISSDARPIESRSSDVLNWGREQKRKLSGARSRPKESDLFLPPSSRVPWKGASGRSPIVEPLQEKPRARSSSRVHLSRSSSQLRGRESPSPSGAYLGGYPSVVTTITGGEANTKVPEMYVPSKNIHRTVFEDPTPPATSASSRAPPRVNLPEPDLTNTLADLKLTNEDDFGLPSSRFSVTTYEPTEAGSSTATGSPRGSIDAASQSTEYQSSIMSRKRPVPSAVAPGKKPSRKPTPSQTTNELLPCTPEQHTQNRIEMLEARRDYLTRRKASINTMIYELTQVIQPSPIAYDLAARDEVKKTVASLNNELADINKEEHDVGMKLFRAWRKRDEQECNGGSSGLWVKRVTS, encoded by the coding sequence ATGGCGGACAGCCGACGTACACCCTCAATTAGTTTGACGCAATACCTCCCTCAGGACTCGGGCACCCCCGGTCGAACGGATAGTCTTTCAATATCACCTCCCGACTCGCCGGttttccttggccatggGCCTGCTAGTCTAGGCAGCTCTCGAGTCTCATCCCTAGAGGACGAATTCGAACAGTACTTCGGGGGCGGACAGACGGAGAAAACATTCACCAGCCACATACCGGTTCTGCGCAAACACGCAGATAATCAACGAGAAGATCCCACTCCTTCGTTCACGCGACCGGCTACCGGATGGGATACGTTCTCCCGCGAGCCGAATAACATGGACACATTTGCGCCCGCGGCTCCTGGGTGCACGTTCGAAACACACATATCCTCCGATGCTAGACCTATAGAGTCTCGTAGTTCGGACGTTCTCAACTGGGGCCGagagcagaaaagaaagctcTCAGGAGCCCGTAGCCGGCCAAAAGAAAGTGACCTCTTCCTCCCGCCTAGTTCACGAGTGCCTTGGAAAGGTGCCAGTGGAAGATCTCCGATAGTGGAACCTCTGCAAGAAAAGCCAAGAGCCAGATCCTCATCTCGTGTGCACTTGTCGAGGAGTTCCTCTCAATTAAGAGGTCGAGAGAGCCCATCGCCCAGTGGCGCATACCTTGGTGGTTATCCTTCCGTCGTCACGACTATCACGGGTGGTGAAGCAAACACGAAGGTTCCGGAGATGTATGTGCCAAGCAAGAATATCCACCGAACAGTGTTTGAGGACCCGACCCCTCCTGCGACTAGCGCAAGCAGCCGTGCTCCGCCACGCGTCAATCTACCGGAGCCTGATCTCACCAATACCCTTGCTGATTTAAAACTCACCAACGAAGATGACTTCGGCCTGCCTTCGAGCCGTTTCAGTGTAACTACCTACGAGCCTACAGAAGCAGGCAGTTCAACCGCGACAGGAAGTCCGCGAGGGAGTATCGACGCTGCTTCCCAGTCTACCGAGTATCAATCTTCCATCATGTCCAGAAAACGTCCCGTTCCCAGCGCGGTAGCTCCGGGGAAGAAACCGTCAAGGAAACCCACCCCGTCTCAAACAACGAACGAACTTTTGCCTTGCACCCCAGAGCAACATACCCAAAATCGCATCGAGATGTTGGAAGCAAGGAGAGACTACCTTACACGCCGCAAAGCAAGCATCAATACTATGATTTACGAGTTGACGCAAGTCATCCAGCCCAGTCCCATTGCTTACGATCTGGCCGCAAGGGACGAGGTCAAGAAAACGGTCGCCAGCTTAAACAATGAGCTAGCTGATATTaataaagaagaacacgATGTTGGCATGAAACTATTCCGAGCATGGAGGAAGCGTGACGAACAGGAATGCAATGGTGGCAGCAGTGGTTTATGGGTTAAACGAGTGACCAGCTGA
- a CDS encoding hemolysin III family protein (predicted membrane proteins, contain hemolysin III domain) has protein sequence MPSRQRRPTEKAQESKASTPAAMAATVMKQPPQVLKKLLHWDDLPHWQRDNHHIHSGYRPASFSFLVSFQSLTYIHNETVNIYTHLLPSLLAIPAAVWLHRALAPRYETATRADIISFACFFVGAAVCLGMSATYHTISNHSPTVARIGNALDYAGIVALIVGSFVPSVFYGFYCEPGLQRLYWTMICTIGIGCVFVSIMPQFRTPRWRPFRAAMFVGMGLSAVFPVIHGLRMYGLEQMTRQIGLGWLLLQGFLYILGAGIYAARVPERLRPGQFDLWGSSHQIFHVLVVCAAVAHLTGLLRAFDYRHSGIAESCSWN, from the coding sequence ATGCCGAGTCGTCAACGCCGCCCCACTGAGAAGGCTCAAGAGTCAAAAGCCAGTACGCCTGCAGCAATGGCAGCTACAGTCATGAAGCAGCCACCTCAGGTcctcaagaagcttctgcACTGGGACGACTTACCTCATTGGCAGCGCGACAATCATCATATCCATAGTGGATATCGACCAGCCTCGTTCTCGTTCCTGGTCTCTTTCCAATCGTTGACATATATACACAATGAGACGgttaatatatatacgcATCTATTGCCATCATTGCTAGCTATCCCCGCGGCAGTCTGGCTTCATCGCGCTCTAGCACCCCGCTATGAGACGGCTACCCGGGCTGACATCATTAGCTTCGCCTGCTTTTTCGTGGGAGCTGCTGTGTGTCTGGGGATGTCTGCGACGTACCATACCATTTCGAACCACTCGCCGACTGTCGCGCGCATAGGCAATGCCCTTGATTATGCTGGTATCGTAGCTCTGATTGTGGGCAGTTTTGTCCCTAGTGTATTCTATGGGTTCTACTGTGAGCCTGGGCTGCAACGGTTATATTGGACGATGATCTGCACCATTGGGATTGGCTGTGTGTTTGTTTCGATTATGCCCCAATTTCGGACTCCCCGGTGGCGACCATTTCGCGCCGCCATGTTTGTCGGCATGGGCCTATCAGCGGTGTTTCCCGTCATCCACGGGCTACGGATGTATGGTCTTGAACAGATGACGCGCCAGATAGGGCTCGGGTGGCTGCTACTTCAGGGATTCTTGTATATCCTGGGAGCTGGGATCTACGCCGCTCGGGTCCCCGAACGTCTGCGACCGGGCCAGTTCGATCTTTGGGGTAGTTCGCATCAGATCTTTCATGTGCTGGTGGTGTGTGCTGCTGTGGCTCATCTGACTGGGCTACTGAGGGCATTTGACTACAGACATAGTGGGATTGCTGAGAGCTGCTCCTGGAACTGA
- a CDS encoding uncharacterized protein (predicted protein), with product MIFSLFYTRLACLELSGNTIIAAQESKALEDLSSTFYYVDQASATSDVENEEKHTNYPRHIVPWPLRVLAVRLQSIGFGDSRRGIGGLYEIGLEARREIMRPDLSPAERSIWKERLSDLGIRSVNALIEMGDLSTARRSLHNLQTSGSDETNKLRKVLLFLLIGDIDAAKQLSGESDETGISISKPLLSMAEGHYDDAVTEWQALLESGSKGTDTAIISQNMAARQVLESLVHGGQSFGGLIFNLSTVYELCSDKSGQLKAGLVDLVAKEPATGHTNLDRPNADFKL from the exons ATGATTTTCTCGCTTTTCTACACACGGTTAGCATGTCTCGAACTGTCTGGAAATACCATCATTGCAGCACAAGAATCAAAAGCACTAGAAGACCTAAGCTCCACCTTCTACTATGTGGATCAAGCCTCCGCTACGTCAGATGtagaaaacgaagagaagcATACAAATTACCCTCGTCATATTGTGCCGTGGCCGCTACGTGTTCTCGCTGTCAGGCTCCAGAGCATTGGGTTTGGTGATTCACGCAGGGGCATTGGAGGTCTATACGAAATTGGACTAGAAGCGCGGAGGGAGATCATGCGGCCAGACCTGAGTCCGGCGGAACGAAGTATATGGAAGGAGAGACTCTCAGACCTTGGAATTCGGAGTGTCAATGCATTGATTGAAATGGGTGATCTCAGTACCGCCAGAAGATCTCTGCACAATTTGCAAACATCAGGGTCGGATGAAACTAACAAGCTAAGAAAGGtgctccttttccttctgatcGGCGACATTGATGCAGCGAAGCAGCTTTCTGGTGAATCAGACGAAACTGGAATTTCTATTTCCAAGCCACTTCTGAGCATGGCTGAAGGCCACTACGATGATGCAGTAACAGAATGGCAAGCTCTTCTAGAGAGCGGTTCAAAGGGGACCGATACGGCCATAATATCCCAAAACATGGCA GCCCGTCAGGTTTTGGAGTCATTGGTGCATGGCGGACAGTCTTTTGGCGGTCTAATCTTTAACCTGTCAACCGTCTACGAGCTCTGTTCAGACAAGTCAGGGCAGTTGAAGGCCGGGCTTGTAGACCTTGTCGCCAAGGAACCTGCCACAGGACACACCAACTTGGATCGACCCAATGCAGATTTCAAACTGTGA